In Phaeobacter piscinae, one genomic interval encodes:
- a CDS encoding orotate phosphoribosyltransferase — protein MIPSSYPSREEIARLSARMLLEIGAVNFNTDTPYTLASGLPSPSYIDCRKLISFPRIRTTLMDFLTVTVMRNAGFEAFDNIAGGETAGIPFGALVAERMALPMTYVRKKPKGYGRNARIEGVMTEDQRVLLVEDMTTDGGSKLSFVDAIRETGATCGHTAVIFYYDIFPETTQRLGDHGVELHYLCTWWDVLAEAKAQKSFSAETLDEVETFLKDPRAWQEAHKSA, from the coding sequence ATGATCCCCTCCTCCTACCCCTCCCGCGAAGAAATCGCCCGCCTCTCTGCCCGCATGTTGCTGGAGATCGGCGCGGTGAATTTCAACACCGACACGCCGTATACGCTGGCCTCCGGCCTGCCCTCGCCGAGCTATATCGACTGCCGCAAGCTGATCTCCTTTCCGCGGATCCGCACGACGCTGATGGATTTCCTCACGGTCACGGTGATGCGCAATGCCGGTTTTGAGGCGTTTGACAATATCGCGGGCGGTGAAACGGCCGGCATCCCCTTTGGCGCATTGGTGGCGGAACGCATGGCGCTGCCGATGACCTATGTGCGCAAAAAACCCAAAGGCTATGGCCGCAATGCCCGCATCGAAGGGGTGATGACCGAGGACCAGCGGGTGCTGCTGGTGGAGGACATGACCACCGACGGTGGCTCCAAACTGTCCTTTGTCGATGCGATCCGCGAGACCGGCGCCACCTGTGGGCATACCGCGGTGATTTTCTATTACGACATCTTCCCCGAAACCACCCAGCGCCTCGGCGACCACGGTGTTGAGCTGCATTACCTGTGCACCTGGTGGGATGTCCTGGCTGAAGCCAAGGCGCAGAAGAGCTTTAGCGCCGAAACGCTGGATGAGGTGGAGACATTCCTGAAGGATCCGCGGGCCTGGCAGGAGGCGCATAAATCCGCC
- the pyrC gene encoding dihydroorotase: MTVQLTIPRPDDWHLHLRDGAMLTAVLPETARDFARAIIMPNLVPPVVTGEQAAAYRDRILAALPDGMTFEPLMTLYLTEDTDPADVAAAHASGLIKAVKLYPAGATTNSASGVSDFDKVRGVLETMAEIGLPLCTHGEVTDHDIDIFDREAVFIDRVLDPIRRATPGLRVVMEHITTKNAADYVTSQDQDLGATITTHHLIINRNHILAGGIKPHYYCLPVAKREEHRLALRAAATSGDKRFFLGTDSAPHTDPNKLSACGCAGCFTAPNTMPLLAHVFEEDGALDKLAGFASENGPAFYRLPVNSARLTMEKQDSPVIFPEQVSTEEGPVTVFDPGFDVFWKVA, translated from the coding sequence ATGACCGTTCAGCTCACCATCCCCCGCCCCGATGACTGGCATCTGCATCTGCGCGACGGCGCAATGCTGACAGCCGTTCTGCCTGAAACTGCCCGCGATTTTGCCCGCGCAATCATCATGCCGAATCTGGTGCCGCCGGTGGTGACAGGGGAACAGGCCGCAGCCTACCGCGACCGCATTCTGGCCGCCCTGCCCGATGGCATGACGTTTGAGCCGCTGATGACGCTCTACCTGACTGAGGACACAGATCCGGCGGATGTGGCCGCTGCCCATGCCAGCGGGTTGATCAAGGCCGTGAAGCTCTACCCGGCCGGGGCGACCACCAATTCCGCCTCTGGCGTCAGTGATTTCGACAAGGTGCGCGGCGTGCTGGAGACCATGGCCGAGATCGGCCTGCCGCTCTGCACCCACGGTGAGGTGACGGACCACGACATCGACATCTTCGACCGCGAGGCGGTGTTTATCGACCGGGTGCTGGATCCGATCCGTCGCGCCACCCCCGGTCTGCGTGTGGTGATGGAACATATCACCACCAAGAACGCTGCCGATTATGTGACCAGCCAGGACCAGGACCTTGGCGCGACAATCACCACGCATCACCTGATCATCAACCGCAACCACATTCTGGCTGGCGGCATCAAGCCGCATTATTATTGCCTGCCTGTGGCCAAACGCGAGGAGCACCGTCTGGCCCTGCGCGCCGCTGCGACCTCTGGCGACAAGCGGTTCTTCCTTGGCACGGATTCGGCGCCCCACACCGATCCCAACAAACTCAGCGCCTGCGGCTGTGCCGGCTGTTTCACCGCCCCCAACACCATGCCGCTGCTGGCGCATGTGTTTGAAGAAGACGGCGCGCTGGACAAGCTGGCAGGTTTTGCCTCTGAGAATGGCCCCGCCTTCTACCGCCTGCCGGTGAACAGCGCGCGCCTGACGATGGAAAAACAGGATAGCCCGGTCATCTTCCCCGAGCAGGTCAGCACCGAGGAAGGCCCGGTTACCGTCTTTGATCCCGGTTTTGATGTGTTCTGGAAGGTCGCCTGA